The genomic window CCAAATTGCCAGTGCATTCCAGATCCACCTGCTATAAACTGTCCCTGATCAGAAcagatttttcctcttttcatccTCTTCTGCATCTGTTCCCCatgacaaacaaaaaaataaaactctgtggggctcagctctgcagccagtCTTTGGCACATCATGAGGAAGCAGATGCTTAGAATGAGGGAGCCAGGTGGCAAGGCTGGGACACAATCAGTATAGGTGCAGCCTGAGAGTCTGCAGGTTCCAGTAGCAGGCTGGAAAGAAAACCACCGAGTCCTGCTGCAGTTTCATGTTCCTGGGAAGGAGGCACTGGAGAAAAGGTCCTGTGAGcagacagcaaggaaaagagcCAGGGAATTGGGAGGGATGCACAAGGCACTTGGCAGTTAGCTGTTTTCTGTTCCTTGGCTTTGCACAGGGAACATGCCACAAAGCCAAGTCTGTTTTGGAGCCCAGCACCTCCCAAAGATGTCCTTGGTGGATGgtcctctgtgccaggctggggtgcAGCAACACTGAGGGCATGGAGCAgtctgccactgctgccagccctgctcactcTCCCAGTTTCAGAAGCCCTCATGGAGCAAGGAAGGCATCCCATCCACACCCACAGGGTGATGCTGGACCTGCCTCCACCACCAGAACCAGAAGCAGGAAGCCAGGACAGTGCTGCCAGTACTCTCCTAGCATAGGGAACACCTTCTCCCAGGACCCCAAGGCATCTCTCCACTCCACTAGATACCTAAGGCACTGTGTCACCCACTCATGCCAACACTAGGAGAGGGGACAATCACAGCACCCAACATACTGGTCCAGGCCTTTGCTTAACATTCCCCAAATCAGCCCTCTGCCCCAGCATCTGGCTCCCCAGTGCCCACGAACTCTCTCCACCCCAGAAAgccacagagctgtgcccactCCCCATGATGTGCCCCAGAGCAACAAGACCTCCACAGACATATGTGATTGATGTTGTGGCCAGAATGCCACAGAGAGGGACTCtgggggcagcactgcccaggcaaAGCACCACTTTGCTGCGGGTGAAactgtcccagagcagagatttgGAGACTGTAGGCACAGCAGGACcacagaggagaggcagagaggcACTGTGAGGCTCAGAGGTCCTCGTGCCCAGCAGCAGTGTGGTCGATGAGGAGGTACCACTTCAGCCTGTCTGGGAGAGGTAGAGCCTTGATTTTGACATCTACAGGCCACGGTTTAAGGCACTGCCGGATAAACACCCTGCAGAGATGTTTCAGTGCCTGTGGTGAGCGCTCCAGCTGCTTCAGAGAACAGAACAGAGTCCTGACCACCTCCCCGTGGTACCTACAGCTGCTGGTGTTGACCTCAAAATTGCTGGGCAGCTGGATGGCTTGCGAGCTGGCCATCATGAGCTCCAGCAGAATCTGACCCTTCTGGATGAGGTCTGTGGAGAAGCTGTCATCTTCAGAGACACTGAGGTGCGAGCAGAGGCACTCGAAGACGATGTGGAAGCCCGACCAGCACGAGGGGCCGTGGAGGGAGCAGTTGTAGGCAGCACCTGACTCCAGCAAGAACCTCAGCAGTGGGAAGTGGCATTTGAAGCTCTTGAAGCAGAGGTGGGTAAGGGACTCGGGGGCTGGGCACTCGCTGGGGTTGGCACCGtgggccagcagcagctgcgTGACACGGAAGCAGAAGCGGTTGATGACCTGTGCGTCCTCAGTGTTGCTGCACGCCATCTCTCCCAGCAGGAAGATGATGTAGGTGAAGACAGTGTCACCATCTTTGGTGGTGGCTCTGACATCTGCACCTGCAGGAAAGGACAGAGCTATGAGGCTGGGCCAGCACCAACTGGCACTGTTGGGCTTTACTCTGCTCCAGTGGGAATGCAGAGGAGttggcagggcagtgcctgacACTGCACAAAGGATCAGGCAgtgcagaaaggagagaaggttGCCCTCAcctccttccagcagcagccgGATGCTCTCAGTGTTGCAGATCTGGACACCATCACTGCTGGCCAGGGCGTGCAGCAGCGCTGTCTTCCCTGCAATGGAGCAATCACTCAGTCACGTGACAGCAGGGTGGCACCCcaaaaggcaggaaggaaaacaacacaCCCACCCACCAGACAGCCAAACAGGCAGTGACAACCCCTCCTTCTGGCAGAGGCTTCTCTGGTCCCCAAGATGGTACACAGCTGTGGGGACATGGTCACAAGGCCACATGTGCAGGGCTGACAGTGGCCTCAGAGGGCACATGTGCCACAGCAGAGTTTGCTTTAGAGCACGTGGGCACCACAGGGCTATGGAgacacagccccatcccatctcctgtgagctctgcagagctggtttCAGCACTTGCCATGCAGCCAgcacacaaggagaaaacaCCAAGCCCAGGGAATTTCTGCCAGCCTGTTCCCAACTTCCAAACCCGTTTGTAATCAGGGGGCGcatgcagcagcaggacagaaggACCCAGTGCCCAtgccctgctccatcccaccccGAGGGGGGGTGGGTGGGGCACACAGACCGTTTTTGTCAGCAGCGTTGACATCAGcccccagctggagcagccgCCGCAGGCACGGCAACCGCTCGGGCTCCTCGCTGGCCAGGTCCAGGGGACTGCTCTCGTGGATCTGCACAAAGAGTTGGAAAACACCAGTAAATATTAAAACACACTGAGTGCCCCCATAGAGTTGCTGCTGGGGCTTCATCACACTCAGGGTAAGAGCCTATTTGAATCCATCCCCAAAATTCCAAGTGAACCTTCCCCAGTGTATCCATAGGCAGAGGTCTAtctcctccagcctcctctCAACTGCTGCCCCAAAGCAGAGTCAGGGTTGCTCAGACAAAGGCAACTTCAACTTCTGCCACAGCAGTGGAATGCTACAGACAAcaggcacagggatgtgccAAGGGGAAACAGCACGTGGCAAGGCCcaggaggaggggagcagggagggctgccCCACACACACCAGACCTCACAGCTAAGGCtcaggggggctctgctgggccgtgcccaggcagcagagcccataCCCGGTCTCTCCGGTTGATGTCGGCCCCGTGGTGCACCAGGAGCTCCACCATGTCCAGCTGGTTGCGGAGCACCGCAATGTGCAGGGGGGTGTAGTAGGTGACTGGATCTGAGGACAAAAACACAGTCAGGGAGAATGAAGGGCTTCCCCAGAACAGCCCCAGCCACCTGCCAGAAGTGGAAAGAGGCAGCTGGGGAGGGCCCTTGATGCCCGTGAAAACAAGACTGTCACACACACCCAGGGTTCTGCTGTTCCAATGCTCCTCCATCCCGCCAAaagcccccagagctgcaaacTGGTCCCTAAGCCCTGGGGCATCCCACAGTCCATCCTTGGGGCTGGGTCTCCACAAGGCATATTCACACTATTCCACCAAGAACTGCGAGTCTGAGCTGGCAGTTCCCTCTCTTTCTGCCCCAGCTACTCCCACGTCCCAGGGCAGCTTCTCACCCACTGgttcctcccagcccagcccccttCCAACCAGCCTCACCTTCAAAGCTGAGGTCAGCACCAAATTCCAGGAGGATTTCTGCAGCAGGGACGAGCCCCAGCTCAGTGACCTTCATCAGGGCATAGCTCACACCTTCCTGATAAAATGGGGAGTGGGTCTCCCGCTCCAGGACTCGTCTCACAGCTGAGAGCTGGCTCCTGTCACTGCCCAGGTAGGCAGGGCTTgagacacacaaaaaaccaccaGTTACTCAGTGAATAGCACATAGCTCAGGTGTGCAAGGGTCAAAGTGGCaccagggaagaaggaaaatccatgACCTCCCCAGAGAAAAATATCCCTGGTCTCCCATCTGGTTCTGCACCCACTGAGTCTCTAATCTGCTGGTTATGGGGTTACACAGCAGCTTCAGGGACACAGATGAGCCCAAGTTTAGGTTTTATTGCCAGTCAGGCTGCTCCTTGGGAGCACACATAGTCCCTGTGTTTGCTCTGCTCCACCCCCACATTCCCaaagaacagcaacaaaaggaggagctgtgggaccagctgctccctgggactGGAGGGTGCCCCCAGCCAGTGCAATCCACCCTCTGAGCTCCAACTACCCCTCCTAAAACACCCCAGGGTATTCAGCCCCCTCTGGTTACCTCTCCAGGGAGCTCTGCCTTTCCGTGTCTGGCAtcaccagcagccccagcagctcatCCACCAGGGGCTGGTACTCAAAGATGATCCTGCGGAACCCGTGCAGGAAAGGCATCATGCTCTGCCCTGTGCACAGCCCGCCCAGGGCCCTCCAGCATGGCACTGGTGTCCTCCCCCACGCAGCTCTCCTTTCCAAGgtctcttccctccctttaaaacaaacaagcctTTTCAGCACTTTGGCACTCAGCAAAAAAacacagccttcccctcctccctatGTAAAAGGCAGccaagagcagcacagggatctCCTCCCACACACCACAGAGGTGTATCTGAATTATCTCCTGCACGCAGAGCTGCAGACTGGGAGTTATCCGGGTGCAGGATGGGAACAcacccagagcagagcccaggctcGGGGCAAACCCTTTGTGCCACAcctgggggtgccagggggtGCCTGCAACCAGCAAAGCCCTGCCTGCTTTTGGGGGGCAAAGGAGACTGAAGCTGCCCCTGCCACTcaggagacaccccagagaccaccaacCCCCCCAGTGCAACCCTGGGAGGCCCCTGAATCTCACTGTGCCCCACGGGATGAACAGCAAGGCCCTACCTGTGGAAAACTATGCACAAGatctttaaaatatgtatcTGCATTTCCCTATCATCCTTCACTTAAGTTAAATAATcgattaaaaataattcattacaaaaatatagctttttttaaaaaaaatgttttatggtCAGAATATTTGGGTCATTATCAGCACACatgtgcaaataaataaataaatacgcACAGATATAGATACActcacacatatatacatatgtatacatgtatatacacatatacatacatacacacatgtatatacacacatttatATACAGATctacacacatacatatgtatataaatacacatttagagagatagatagatagatagatagatagatagatagatagatagatagatagatatagacaCACATTTATATACTGATGGACATGCACCCCTCCCGGCAGATGGTGTGTATTGGGGTGTACACATATATTTTCAGATATATACAACACACCCATCATTCCATTCTGTGAGGAGGCACCTCAGGCTGTTGTgggcattaaaaaaacaccccaaaccaacaTTTAAATCCCGATTCGTTTTCGCAAATAAACACTCGCCAACCCCAGCGCAACCGCCCCCGCGGTGCCCGAGCCCCACTGgaaggcacagcagccccagggtcCCGCTGTCCTCCCGGGGCAAGGCCTGCTCGAGCCCCCGAACCTCCGACCCGCTGCCTCTCACCTGCCCCGGCGCCGCCGCGACCGGAACCGGAACTC from Pithys albifrons albifrons isolate INPA30051 chromosome 20, PitAlb_v1, whole genome shotgun sequence includes these protein-coding regions:
- the ASB6 gene encoding ankyrin repeat and SOCS box protein 6, producing the protein MMPFLHGFRRIIFEYQPLVDELLGLLVMPDTERQSSLESPAYLGSDRSQLSAVRRVLERETHSPFYQEGVSYALMKVTELGLVPAAEILLEFGADLSFEDPVTYYTPLHIAVLRNQLDMVELLVHHGADINRRDRIHESSPLDLASEEPERLPCLRRLLQLGADVNAADKNGKTALLHALASSDGVQICNTESIRLLLEGGADVRATTKDGDTVFTYIIFLLGEMACSNTEDAQVINRFCFRVTQLLLAHGANPSECPAPESLTHLCFKSFKCHFPLLRFLLESGAAYNCSLHGPSCWSGFHIVFECLCSHLSVSEDDSFSTDLIQKGQILLELMMASSQAIQLPSNFEVNTSSCRYHGEVVRTLFCSLKQLERSPQALKHLCRVFIRQCLKPWPVDVKIKALPLPDRLKWYLLIDHTAAGHEDL